Proteins encoded in a region of the Sander lucioperca isolate FBNREF2018 chromosome 4, SLUC_FBN_1.2, whole genome shotgun sequence genome:
- the LOC116034305 gene encoding microsomal triglyceride transfer protein large subunit, whose protein sequence is MLTLAVLLLCAASSVSASGGAAGPRLNNNQLYKFSYTTEVLVDRAKGSKEGSAGYRISSDVNVNLVWRDPSSKDNQLIQLAISNVRIDHATHRSEKKNVLHGSTAESVLGKTKLAALTKPFLLHLKNGKAKAFYSYWAEPATIKNLKRGLASLLQVQLNTGKVIENDVSGRCTVEYKAVKGQVTRTKILETCKTAETGFTTHSQVLGVSRKSSSVTTFTLEDGFIHSAVAEETHSLAVNARRSAAATVVSRQTFTFVGTEAGPLEAAGKDVAGVVKSIDAKLAAVGIVAEKVKSQCKGCPSLFEHWQTQQKQLEPASLSKATAPRSFLALLQSIRKASKGEILTVLKSASKTSLPQVVDAVTSSQTDASLDAMLEFLNFTDAKGLVLQERFLYACGFASHPNERMLQVLLDISKGKIGSTDIKESVVIIMGALVHKLCQKGGCNLPTVVQVKKLILDGPGSTQVESEVQMYLLALKNSLLPEAIPIFTKYAESEVGAYSTIALTALQRYNVNLMTDAVKQTVNRVYHQNRRVYEKNVRAAAADVILSSNPSYMEVKNLLLSIGHLPHEMNKYMLSKIQDILHFQMPASKVLRQAMKDMVSCNYDRFAKVGSSSAFSGFMAQSADVTSTYSLDILYSGSGIMRRSNMNIYGASKGAMLHGLQVAIEAQGLESLIAATPDEGEGDLESFAGMSALLFDVQLRPVTFFKGYSDLMSKMFSMTGDPINVVKGLILLTDHSEVIQLQSGLKASAEFQAGLAIDISGGMEISLWYRESKTSVNNRGALVLTGNVTVDMDFMRAGVEVSFEMEASLDFITTVQFSNYPFLVCMQMDKTTFPFSEYLTKYESVPSGKSAVSHKSRKQLVPGSEFPLHQENSNMCKKVFDSSW, encoded by the exons ATGTTAACTCTAGCTGTGCTCTTGCTTTGTGCAGCCTCCTCTGTCTCAGCTTCAG GTGGTGCTGCTGGACCCCGGCTGAACAACAACCAGCTGTACAAATTCAGCTACACCACTGAGGTGCTGGTGGACAGAGCCAAGGGGTCCAAAGAGGGCAGTGCTGGCTACAGGATCTCAAGCGATGTGAACGTCAACCTAGTGTGGAGAGATCCCAGCAGCAAAGACAACCAACTGATTCAACTGGCG atctcaaatgtgaggattgaCCATGCGACCCACCGATCAGAAAAGAAGAATGTCCTCCATGGATCCACTGCAGAAAGTGTTTTGGGGAAAACAAAACTAGCAGCTCTGACTAAACCTTTTTTGTTGCATCTGAAAAATGGAAAG GCAAAAGCATTTTATTCCTACTGGGCCGAACCTGCAACCATCAAGAACCTAAAAAGAGGGCTGGCCAGCCTACTGCAAGTACAGCTCAACACTGGGAAAGTTATAGAG AATGACGTGTCTGGAAGGTGCACAGTCGAGTACAAGGCAGTAAAAGGTCAAGTGACGAGAACCAAGATCCTGGAGACGTGTAAGACGGCGGAGACTGGATTCACCACACACAGTCAG GTGTTGGGTGTGAGCAGGAAGTCCAGTTCTGTAACAACGTTCACACTTGAAGATGGTTTCATCCACTCGGCCGTGGCTGAAGAAACACACTCACTGGCTGTTAACGCCCGCAGATCTGCTGCAGCTACTGTCGTGTCCAG GCAAACCTTCACATTTGTAGGGACAGAGGCTGGACCGCTGGAGGCCGCTGGGAAAGACGTGGCTGGGGTTGTCAAGTCAATCGATGCCAAACTGGCAGCTGTTGGTATCGTTGCGGAGAAGGTCAAATCCCAGTGCAAGGGCTGTCCATCA CTTTTTGAACATTGGCAGACTCAACAGAAGCAGCTGGAGCCAGCGAGCCTGTCGAAAGCCACGGCTCCTCGCAGCTTCCTGGCCCTCCTCCAGAGCATTAGGAAGGCGTCCAAGGGCGAGATCCTCACAGTGCTGAAGAGTGCCAGCAAGACATCTCT ACCTCAGGTGGTGGATGCTGTGACCTCCTCTCAAACAGATGCATCTCTGGATGCCATGCTCGAATTCCTTAACTTCACCGATGCCAAAGGGTTGGTTCTGCAGGAGAGGTTTCTCTACGCATGTGGCTTTGCGTCACATCCCAACGAGAGAATGCTCCAGGTTCTGCTG GATATTTCAAAGGGAAAGATTGGCAGCACAGACATTAAAGAGTCAGTGGTGATCATAATGGGAGCCCTGGTCCATAAGCTGTGTCAGAAAGGAGGATGCAACTTACCG ACAGTGGTACAGGTGAAGAAGCTGATTTTAGACGGTCCTGGCAGCACACAGGTAGAGTCCGAGGTCCAGATGTATCTTCTGGCTCTGAAGAACTCTCTGCTTCCCGAGGCCATTCCCATCTTTACCAAATATGCAGAGTCAGAGGTGGGAGCTTACAGCACCATCGCCCTCACTGCCCTACAGAGATATAATGTCAATCTCATGACTGATGCG GTGAAGCAGACAGTGAACAGGGTTTACCACCAGAATCGACGAGTCTATGAGAAAAACGTGAGAGCTGCCGCTGCTGACGTCATCCTCAGTAGCAACCCCTCATACATGGAGGTCAAGAATCTGCTTCTCTCTATTGGACACCTGCCTCATGAAATGAACAAGTACATGTTGTCCAAGATCCAGGACATCCTCCACTTCCAGATGCCTGCCAG TAAAGTTTTGCGACAGGCTATGAAGGACATGGTTTCCTGTAACTACGACCGTTTTGCAAAAGTTGGGTCATCGTCTGCTTTCTCAGGATTCATGGCAC AATCTGCTGATGTGACCTCCACATACAGTTTGGACATCCTGTATTCAGGCTCTGGGATCATGAGGAGAAGCAACATGAATATCTATGGTGCAAGTAAAGGAGCAATGCTACATGGACTACAG GTGGCAATTGAGGCCCAGGGTCTGGAGTCACTGATTGCTGCCACACCTGACGAGGGAGAGGGGGACCTGGAGTCGTTTGCTGGGATGTCAGCTCTGCTCTTCGACGTCCAGCTGCGGCCCGTCACCTTCTTCAAGGGTTACAGTGACCTCATGTCCAAAATGTTCTCCATGACCGGGGATCCTATTAATGTAGTGAAGGGTCTCATCCTGCTGACGGATCATTCTGAG GTGATCCAGCTGCAGTCCGGTCTGAAGGCGAGTGCAGAGTTCCAAGCAGGGTTAGCTATTGACATCTCTGGAGGCATGGAGATCAGTCTGTGGTACAGGGAGTCCAAGACCAGCGTCAACAACAG GGGAGCGTTAGTGCTTACTGGCAATGTTACAGTGGACATGGACTTTATGAGAGCGGGCGTTGAGGTCAGCTTTGAAATGGAGGCATCGCTGGACTTTATCACCACTGTCCAGTTTTCCAATTATCCATTCCTGGTATGCATGCAGATGGACAAAACTACCTTCCCCTTCAG TGAATACCTGACCAAGTATGAGAGCGTGCCGTCaggaaagagcgctgtgtcgcATAAGAGCAGGAAGCAGCTCGTTCCCGGCTCTGAATTCCCTCTTCACCAGGAGAACTCAAACATGTGCAAGAAGGTTTTCGACTCCAGCTGGTAG